Proteins found in one Phoenicibacter congonensis genomic segment:
- a CDS encoding YlcI/YnfO family protein encodes MPDSYKKFIKGNPDETETRSFLVNGNQVSVTLRIPDTLRDAAKEEAALRGMSFSAFVRTCMIEELAKKGH; translated from the coding sequence ATGCCAGACAGTTACAAAAAGTTCATCAAGGGCAACCCCGACGAGACAGAGACCAGGAGCTTCCTGGTAAACGGCAATCAGGTATCCGTGACCCTGCGCATCCCCGATACGCTGCGCGACGCCGCGAAGGAGGAGGCGGCCCTGCGGGGCATGAGCTTCTCTGCCTTCGTGCGCACGTGCATGATCGAAGAGCTCGCGAAGAAGGGGCACTAG
- a CDS encoding DEAD/DEAH box helicase — MASIDISQIIETTALAVPQIYAYTTPEIARHNGWTKIGYTEQDVRERIKQQTHTADVQWHLEWSGNATWEHRAGTFRDTDFHVYLEKQGVERESKKEWFRISGEESHQQFYRFRDTDGVLDAPGAASYTLREEQQRAVEQTAAFARAHWDEGGAHGGEFLWNAKPRFGKTLTAYDLCRSIGAQKVLIVTNRPAIANSWYDDYVKFVGVEGGYRFISGADALAGKPYCLSREEYLRAIRNDPEGPKGFIEFVSLQDLKGSIRFGGVYQKLDEVADLTWDVLIIDEAHEGVDTFKTDVAFDHIKRRFTLHLSGTPFKAIANEKFADDAIYNWTYADEQQAKRDWPADSEQPNPYANLPKLNLLTYQMSDIVEQEARGGMEIDGEQTEFAFDLNEFFSTKQNGGFVHDADVDKFLDALTTQEKFPFSTPELRDELRHTFWMLNRVDSARALANKLRAHPVFGDYEVVLAAGDGKIDADDENEKSLDKVRRAIKDHDRTITLSVGQLTTGVTVPEWTAVLMLSNMASPALYMQAAFRSQNPCLFDLGGGNYARKENAYVFDFDPARTLTIFEQFANDLYGETARGGGDVETRERHIRQLLNFFPVYGEDDDGQMVELDAEQVLSVPRRIHAREVVKRGFMSNFLFQNIASVFRAPAEVVEIIQRFDPYEQGKAQNAEKNKVEIDKGTARDLSINDEGEVEIPDEQVVGKAADIFGPKVYGDVVVEFSGQVQDIAKAHAADDDDRAMLDNLKEAFKQSVTAPLVQAAKESYGSELKPRQQQQIERKVQTDADTQLNRQVGDYQIQARRIEQSRKDELKAATSAAERAEVNQRHDEQKAEAFQTLAQKLEDSREELVQSAGETVVREVETAKKEDEKQGIEDKVRAHLRGFSRTIPSFLMAYGEQGTTLANFDTVIPADVFRDVTSITVDEFRFLRDGGDYTDGETGEVKRFVGHLFDEVVFNDSVSEFIKLRERLANYFDESQTEDIFDYVPPQKTNQIFTPRNVVIEMVDLFEKDNPGCFDDPSHTFADLYMKSGLYITEIIKRLYRSEGMKAAFPNDRERLDHILERQVFGIAPTKIIYEIATHFILGFHNEVGQGCDSNFELADSAELAKEGELATFVERVFGPKLGEA; from the coding sequence ATGGCGAGCATCGACATCTCCCAGATCATCGAGACCACCGCTCTCGCGGTTCCGCAGATCTATGCCTACACTACGCCCGAGATCGCCCGCCATAACGGTTGGACCAAGATCGGCTACACCGAGCAGGACGTGCGCGAGCGCATCAAGCAGCAGACGCACACCGCCGACGTGCAGTGGCATCTGGAGTGGAGCGGCAACGCCACGTGGGAGCACCGCGCGGGCACGTTCCGCGACACCGACTTCCACGTATACCTCGAGAAGCAGGGCGTCGAGCGCGAATCCAAGAAGGAATGGTTCAGGATCAGCGGAGAGGAATCGCACCAGCAGTTCTACCGGTTCCGCGATACCGACGGCGTGCTGGACGCACCCGGTGCCGCCTCCTACACCCTGCGCGAGGAGCAGCAGCGCGCAGTGGAACAGACGGCCGCCTTCGCCCGCGCCCATTGGGACGAGGGCGGCGCGCACGGCGGCGAGTTCCTGTGGAACGCAAAGCCTCGCTTCGGCAAGACGCTCACCGCATACGACCTGTGCCGCAGCATCGGCGCGCAGAAGGTTCTCATCGTCACCAACCGCCCCGCCATCGCCAACTCCTGGTACGACGACTACGTGAAGTTCGTCGGAGTGGAGGGCGGCTACCGCTTCATCAGCGGCGCGGACGCCCTGGCCGGCAAGCCCTACTGCCTCAGTCGCGAGGAGTACCTGCGCGCCATCCGCAACGACCCGGAGGGCCCCAAGGGGTTCATCGAGTTCGTGAGCCTTCAGGACCTCAAGGGCTCCATCCGCTTCGGCGGCGTGTACCAGAAGCTCGACGAGGTTGCCGACCTCACCTGGGACGTGCTCATCATCGACGAGGCGCACGAGGGCGTGGATACCTTCAAGACCGACGTGGCGTTCGACCACATCAAGCGGCGCTTCACGCTGCACCTCTCCGGCACGCCCTTCAAGGCAATCGCCAACGAGAAGTTCGCCGACGACGCTATCTACAACTGGACCTATGCCGACGAGCAGCAGGCCAAGCGCGACTGGCCGGCCGACTCCGAGCAGCCGAACCCCTACGCCAACCTTCCCAAGCTCAACCTGCTCACCTACCAGATGAGCGACATCGTCGAGCAGGAGGCCCGCGGCGGCATGGAGATCGACGGCGAGCAGACCGAGTTCGCCTTCGACCTCAACGAGTTCTTCTCGACTAAGCAGAACGGCGGCTTCGTGCACGACGCCGACGTGGACAAGTTCCTCGACGCGCTAACCACGCAGGAGAAGTTCCCGTTCTCGACGCCCGAGCTGCGCGACGAGCTGCGCCACACGTTCTGGATGCTCAACCGCGTCGACTCCGCCCGCGCCCTCGCCAACAAGCTTCGGGCGCACCCCGTCTTCGGGGACTACGAGGTTGTTCTCGCCGCAGGCGACGGCAAGATCGACGCCGACGACGAGAACGAGAAGTCGCTCGACAAGGTGCGCCGCGCGATCAAGGACCACGACAGAACCATCACCCTTTCGGTCGGCCAGCTCACCACGGGCGTGACCGTGCCGGAGTGGACCGCCGTGCTCATGCTCTCGAACATGGCGAGCCCCGCACTGTACATGCAGGCGGCCTTCCGCAGCCAGAACCCGTGCCTATTCGACCTGGGCGGCGGTAACTACGCGCGCAAGGAGAATGCCTACGTCTTCGACTTCGACCCGGCGCGCACGCTCACCATCTTCGAGCAGTTCGCCAACGACCTGTACGGCGAGACCGCGCGCGGCGGCGGCGACGTGGAGACGCGCGAGCGCCATATCCGCCAGCTGCTGAACTTCTTCCCCGTCTATGGCGAGGACGACGATGGCCAGATGGTCGAGCTCGATGCCGAGCAGGTGCTCAGCGTGCCGAGGCGCATTCACGCCCGCGAAGTGGTCAAGCGCGGCTTCATGAGCAACTTCCTGTTCCAGAACATCGCGAGCGTCTTCCGCGCGCCGGCAGAGGTCGTGGAGATCATCCAGCGTTTCGACCCCTATGAGCAGGGCAAGGCACAGAACGCCGAGAAGAACAAGGTCGAGATCGACAAGGGCACGGCACGCGATCTCTCCATCAACGACGAGGGCGAGGTGGAGATTCCCGACGAGCAGGTCGTAGGCAAGGCGGCGGACATCTTCGGGCCGAAGGTCTACGGCGATGTCGTCGTTGAGTTCTCGGGCCAGGTCCAAGATATCGCGAAGGCACACGCAGCCGATGACGACGACAGGGCGATGCTCGACAACCTCAAGGAGGCCTTCAAACAGAGCGTGACCGCGCCTCTGGTTCAGGCCGCCAAGGAGAGCTATGGCAGCGAGCTCAAACCGCGCCAGCAACAGCAGATCGAGCGCAAGGTCCAGACAGACGCCGACACCCAGCTCAACCGCCAGGTCGGCGACTACCAGATCCAGGCGCGCCGCATCGAGCAGTCGCGCAAAGACGAGCTCAAGGCGGCAACCAGCGCAGCCGAGCGCGCCGAGGTGAACCAGCGCCATGACGAGCAGAAAGCAGAGGCGTTCCAGACGCTCGCCCAGAAGCTCGAGGACTCCCGCGAGGAGCTCGTACAAAGCGCCGGCGAGACCGTAGTGCGCGAGGTGGAGACGGCGAAGAAAGAGGACGAGAAGCAGGGCATCGAGGACAAGGTGCGCGCTCATCTGCGCGGCTTCTCGCGTACCATCCCGTCGTTCCTCATGGCCTACGGCGAGCAGGGCACGACGCTCGCGAACTTCGACACGGTGATCCCCGCCGACGTCTTCCGGGACGTCACGAGCATCACCGTTGACGAGTTCCGCTTTTTGCGCGACGGCGGCGATTACACCGATGGCGAAACCGGCGAGGTAAAGCGCTTCGTCGGGCACCTCTTCGACGAGGTCGTGTTCAACGACTCCGTGAGCGAGTTCATCAAACTGCGCGAGCGCCTGGCCAACTACTTCGACGAGTCCCAGACGGAGGACATCTTCGACTACGTGCCGCCCCAGAAGACGAACCAGATTTTCACGCCACGCAACGTCGTGATAGAGATGGTCGACTTGTTCGAGAAGGATAACCCGGGCTGTTTCGACGATCCCAGCCACACTTTTGCCGACCTGTACATGAAGTCAGGTCTCTACATCACCGAAATCATCAAGCGCCTATACCGAAGCGAGGGCATGAAGGCCGCCTTCCCGAACGACCGCGAGCGGCTGGACCACATCCTGGAGCGCCAGGTGTTCGGCATCGCGCCCACCAAGATCATTTACGAGATTGCCACGCACTTCATCCTGGGCTTCCATAACGAGGTCGGCCAGGGGTGCGACTCGAACTTCGAGCTGGCGGATTCCGCCGAACTTGCCAAGGAAGGTGAGCTCGCTACGTTTGTGGAGCGCGTTTTCGGGCCCAAGCTGGGCGAGGCGTAG
- a CDS encoding Eco57I restriction-modification methylase domain-containing protein, with translation MVEPMHEISLEGFIESFDRRYPTSILKTLLCDRTTGHNIIWADNEYEALGEGYMGDEEITVEKITGMNSGVIKPRIAKEQEKRSQRTKSRAEVFTPSWLCNQMNNDIDEAWFGRRDAFNTEIVSEDGRNAWSATTEAVEFPKRKGHGWHAYVEAPRLEITCGEAPFVCSRYDTVTGDELPVRERVGFLDRKLRVVTEKTKTRKEWVRRALDALRATYGFEFQGDNLLIARINVLETFAEHLRDRWESAPEQDELEQAARIVSWNFWQMNGFTDAVPTNKMGAEVESTLGTFEEPEPEPMQPSLFDLFDDMFSGEATEETKEEEPKETVPLCVIYDWQNGEPFEFATLKGKAAAMGMKFYAVIGNPPYQLSVTESDSGNKTYAPPIYHEFMDSAFKVSNKVELITPARFLFDAGSTPKSWNRKMLNDPHVKVMSYEADASKVFPNTDIKGGVAITYRDTESSYGAIGIFTAFPELTSLNKKAGCKAEANSLASIIYTQIRFDLSALYADHPDMKNIIGSGGKDRRFRNNIFDKVSLFQNHQSSDSIKVLGIQKNKRTYKYIDSRYVDFDHQCLSRWKVLVPRANGSGALGEVLSTPLIGSPLIGYTQSFIAIGSFDTELEAEACLKYIKSKFARTLLGILKITQDNDRGVWKYVPLQDFTSDSDIDWSQSVADIDRQLYAKYGLDDEEIQFIESHVKEMN, from the coding sequence GTGGTCGAACCGATGCATGAAATTTCGCTTGAAGGCTTCATAGAGTCTTTTGACCGTCGATACCCAACTTCCATTCTCAAGACATTGCTGTGCGACCGCACAACGGGACACAACATCATATGGGCCGATAACGAATACGAGGCCCTGGGCGAAGGCTATATGGGTGACGAAGAAATTACCGTTGAGAAGATCACGGGCATGAACTCTGGCGTAATCAAGCCACGCATTGCCAAGGAGCAGGAGAAGCGGTCCCAACGCACGAAAAGCCGCGCGGAAGTATTCACCCCGTCGTGGCTCTGCAACCAGATGAACAACGACATCGATGAGGCCTGGTTCGGGCGGAGAGACGCCTTTAACACCGAGATCGTCTCGGAAGACGGCCGCAATGCCTGGTCGGCCACGACGGAAGCGGTAGAATTCCCCAAAAGAAAAGGTCATGGTTGGCATGCCTACGTGGAGGCGCCGCGGCTCGAGATCACGTGCGGCGAAGCGCCGTTCGTGTGCTCGCGCTATGACACCGTGACTGGCGATGAGCTGCCCGTGCGCGAGCGCGTGGGCTTCCTAGACCGCAAGTTGCGCGTTGTCACCGAGAAAACCAAGACTCGCAAGGAATGGGTGCGCCGCGCGCTCGACGCCCTGCGCGCGACATACGGCTTCGAGTTCCAGGGCGACAACCTGCTCATCGCGCGCATCAACGTGCTCGAGACGTTCGCCGAGCATCTTCGCGACCGCTGGGAGTCGGCCCCTGAGCAGGACGAGCTAGAGCAGGCGGCGAGGATCGTCTCCTGGAACTTCTGGCAGATGAACGGCTTCACCGACGCCGTGCCCACCAACAAGATGGGCGCAGAGGTGGAGTCGACCCTGGGGACGTTCGAGGAACCTGAGCCCGAGCCGATGCAGCCGTCGCTGTTCGACCTGTTCGACGATATGTTCAGCGGCGAGGCAACCGAAGAGACTAAGGAAGAGGAACCGAAGGAAACAGTTCCCCTCTGCGTGATATACGACTGGCAGAACGGCGAGCCCTTCGAGTTCGCCACATTGAAAGGTAAGGCAGCAGCTATGGGAATGAAGTTCTATGCAGTAATCGGTAATCCTCCCTACCAGCTTTCGGTGACGGAGTCAGATTCCGGTAACAAGACCTATGCACCGCCTATCTACCATGAGTTCATGGACTCGGCGTTCAAGGTTTCCAATAAAGTTGAGCTTATTACTCCCGCTAGATTCCTATTTGATGCTGGCTCAACCCCTAAGTCATGGAATAGAAAGATGCTCAATGACCCCCATGTCAAGGTGATGAGTTACGAGGCGGATGCTTCCAAGGTCTTTCCTAATACTGATATTAAGGGGGGGGTTGCTATTACTTATCGCGATACTGAAAGTAGCTATGGGGCAATTGGGATATTTACGGCGTTTCCCGAACTAACATCTTTGAACAAGAAAGCCGGCTGCAAGGCAGAGGCGAATAGTCTTGCAAGTATTATTTACACCCAGATTCGATTTGACCTATCGGCGCTTTATGCAGACCATCCTGACATGAAAAACATAATAGGAAGCGGCGGAAAAGATCGACGGTTCAGGAATAATATTTTCGACAAAGTGTCATTGTTCCAAAATCACCAATCTAGCGACTCAATCAAAGTACTAGGAATTCAGAAGAACAAGAGAACCTATAAGTATATTGATTCTCGTTACGTTGATTTTGATCATCAATGCCTTTCGCGTTGGAAAGTGTTGGTACCGCGCGCAAATGGATCGGGTGCTTTGGGCGAGGTCTTGTCGACGCCTCTAATAGGCTCGCCTCTAATAGGCTATACTCAGTCGTTCATTGCAATTGGGTCTTTCGATACTGAATTAGAAGCCGAAGCCTGCTTGAAGTATATTAAAAGCAAGTTTGCGCGAACATTGTTGGGGATTCTAAAAATAACCCAGGATAACGATAGGGGGGTTTGGAAATACGTCCCTCTTCAGGACTTTACTTCTGACTCCGACATCGATTGGTCTCAGTCTGTGGCCGACATCGACCGTCAGCTCTATGCGAAGTACGGTCTCGACGACGAGGAGATTCAGTTCATCGAATCCCATGTGAAGGAGATGAACTAG